From Nitrospirota bacterium, the proteins below share one genomic window:
- the tuf gene encoding elongation factor Tu (EF-Tu; promotes GTP-dependent binding of aminoacyl-tRNA to the A-site of ribosomes during protein biosynthesis; when the tRNA anticodon matches the mRNA codon, GTP hydrolysis results; the inactive EF-Tu-GDP leaves the ribosome and release of GDP is promoted by elongation factor Ts; many prokaryotes have two copies of the gene encoding EF-Tu) codes for EMVMPGDNVSVTGELISPIAMDQGLRFAVREGGKTVGSGVVTEILA; via the coding sequence GAGATGGTCATGCCGGGCGATAATGTGAGTGTGACGGGTGAGCTGATTAGCCCGATCGCGATGGATCAAGGGCTGCGGTTCGCGGTGCGCGAGGGCGGCAAGACTGTCGGTTCTGGCGTCGTCACCGAAATTCTGGCGTAA
- the rpsJ gene encoding 30S ribosomal protein S10 — protein sequence MVKVEQRIRIRLRGFDYRVLDQSVAEIVETVRRSGAKIVGPIPLPTRIEKFTVQSATHADKKAREQFEIRTHKRLMDIMDATPETMDSLMKLNLAAGVDVEIKL from the coding sequence ATGGTTAAGGTTGAACAAAGAATCAGAATTCGGTTGCGCGGGTTCGATTATCGCGTCCTGGACCAGTCCGTGGCGGAAATTGTCGAGACGGTTCGCCGAAGCGGAGCGAAGATCGTCGGACCAATTCCGCTCCCTACGCGTATTGAGAAGTTTACGGTGCAAAGCGCGACGCATGCTGACAAGAAGGCTCGTGAGCAGTTTGAAATCAGGACGCACAAGCGTTTGATGGATATCATGGATGCGACGCCTGAGACCATGGACTCGCTGATGAAGTTGAATTTAGCTGCCGGCGTGGATGTCGAGATTAAGCTTTAA
- the rplC gene encoding 50S ribosomal protein L3, translating to MTNGLLGKKLGMTQIFDETRFTPVTVIEAGPCRVVTIKTKERDGYESVQLSFGEVKERKLSKAELGHLKKTEAPATRVLREFQKVGEVEVGQSIKVDIFKKGDWVDVIGISKGKGFQGVVKRHHYAGGPESHGSMFHRHPGSMGASSYPSRVWKGKTLPGHMGAKQITVQRLKVIESRPDENLLFVRGAIPGAANGLIMVRKSKKG from the coding sequence ATGACGAACGGGTTATTGGGTAAAAAGCTGGGGATGACTCAGATATTTGATGAGACGAGGTTCACGCCTGTCACCGTCATCGAAGCTGGTCCTTGCCGAGTGGTAACGATCAAGACGAAAGAGCGTGACGGGTATGAGTCGGTTCAGTTGTCTTTTGGGGAAGTCAAGGAGCGCAAGCTCTCGAAGGCTGAGCTGGGACATCTGAAGAAGACGGAGGCGCCGGCTACGCGTGTACTGAGAGAGTTTCAGAAGGTTGGCGAGGTAGAGGTTGGGCAGTCCATTAAAGTCGATATCTTTAAAAAAGGCGACTGGGTGGATGTCATCGGGATTTCCAAAGGGAAGGGATTTCAGGGTGTGGTGAAGCGGCATCATTATGCCGGCGGTCCTGAATCTCACGGTTCGATGTTCCATCGTCATCCTGGTTCGATGGGCGCGAGTTCGTATCCTTCTCGTGTCTGGAAAGGCAAGACGTTGCCTGGGCACATGGGCGCTAAGCAGATTACGGTGCAGCGATTGAAAGTTATTGAATCCAGGCCTGATGAGAACTTGCTGTTTGT